A region of the Brassica oleracea var. oleracea cultivar TO1000 unplaced genomic scaffold, BOL UnpScaffold02982, whole genome shotgun sequence genome:
CCTGGTAAAGCGAATGTTGTTGCGGACGCCTTAAGTCGAAGAAAGTTGGACGCAGATttggagaaagaagtggagcTATTGAACCAAGAGTTGAAACAAGTGAAGTTGGTCGTTTTGGAAGGGAATGCGAGCGAGCCATTGGGACTTCAAGCGGTGAATCAGGCCAGCTTGATTCAGAGAATTTGAGAAGAACAAATTTAGGATGGGAAGCTACTGAAGATTTCTGAAGAACTCAAAGGACAAGCCGGGCCAAATAATGCTGGATATTACTTGGTGGAGGATGGAACCTTGCTAATTAATGGGAGGATCACGGTTCCTAAAGGACAAGGGCTGAGAGATGAGATACTAAGGATTGCACACCATTCTTTACTTAGTATCCATCCTGGAAGTTCGAAGATGTACCGAGACATAAGAAGATACTATCATTGGCCGGGCATGAAGAGGTCAGTAGCGCAATGGGTTGCTCAGTGTGCAACTTGTCAACAAGTCAAGGTCGANNNNNNNNNNNNNNNNNNNNNNNNNNNNNNNNNNNNNNNNNNNNNNNNNNNNNNNNNNNNNNNNNNNNNNGATATGGGTGATTGTGGATAGGTTAACCAAGGTTACACACTTGTTGCCTATGCGGGACACTGATAAAGTTGAAGTATTGGCCGAGCTGTACATCGACCAAATCGTGAAGTTACATGGAGTACCCTTAGACATCGTCTCAGATCGCGATCCAAGGTTCACAGCATCATTTTGGGAAGCACTGCAAGAAGCCTTGGGAACTAAACTATTCAGAAGTACGACGTTCCATCCAGAAACAGATGGCCAAACGGAGAGAACC
Encoded here:
- the LOC106321780 gene encoding uncharacterized protein LOC106321780 produces the protein MEFVADYDIRIRYHPGKANVVADALSRRKLDADLEKEVELLNQELKQVKLVVLEGNASEPLGLQADGKLLKISEELKGQAGPNNAGYYLVEDGTLLINGRITVPKGQGLRDEILRIAHHSLLSIHPGSSKMYRDIRRYYHWPGMKRLTKVTHLLPMRDTDKVEVLAELYIDQIVKLHGVPLDIVSDRDPRFTASFWEALQEALGTKLFRSTTFHPETDGQTERTVRTIEDMLRMCILDWAGTWEKHLPLVEFSHSSIGMSPYEALYGRPCKTPMCWTE